In Streptomyces nojiriensis, one genomic interval encodes:
- a CDS encoding WhiB family transcriptional regulator: MSINTTAATTDTAWYDLALCAQTGPGFFFPEPGSSLRDAKRLCGACEGRAACLEYALANDERFGVWGGLSEAERQALRRS, from the coding sequence ATGTCGATTAACACCACTGCCGCAACCACTGACACCGCTTGGTACGACCTTGCCCTGTGCGCCCAGACGGGCCCCGGCTTCTTCTTCCCGGAGCCCGGCTCGTCGCTGCGCGACGCGAAGCGGCTGTGCGGGGCTTGCGAGGGGCGGGCGGCTTGCCTGGAGTACGCCCTGGCCAATGACGAGCGCTTCGGAGTCTGGGGCGGCCTCTCGGAGGCCGAGCGCCAGGCCCTTCGCCGCAGCTGA